Part of the Falco cherrug isolate bFalChe1 chromosome 1, bFalChe1.pri, whole genome shotgun sequence genome, TTGCCATGCAGAAGTGGTCGCGGGGCCCCAACCTAACGGCTACAGTGGTGTGGATTGACCCCACCTATGTCATTGCCACCTCCTACGACATCACAGTGGATGCTGAGGCAGAGTTCACCCAGTACAAACCCCCTCTCAATCGTCCCCTGCGCCCCGGCATCTGGACCGTTCGCCTCCTCCAGTTCTGGGAGCCCTTGGGGGAGAGCCAGTTCCTGGTGGTGCCCCAGACCTTCAACCGCAAGCAGCCTCTCAGGAAAGGTGAGGATGCTGTGGAGTTTGGGGCTGGATGGGAGGGTCTCCTGGCGGGCAATCCAAGGTGCTTCCCCTGGTGCTGGCCTCTCTGTGCTGCATCTGATGACGAGGCAGGAGCCATCCTTCCTGCTGGTGTCCCCTTGCCCCCGTGAGTCCTCAAACCAGGCCCCTGGACGGCTGTGGAGAGCCCATTTGCGGGTCAGATccacctggcagcagcaccctACTCCTTGGGctgggggagagctggggttgcaAAGGGatggggtgctgagccccacCAGGAGGGTGGCAGCAGGACCAGTGgagtgctggggtgctgctgcgcTGCTgatcctctctctctctctgtcctgCCCAGATGACAGCAACTGGCTGCATGGTGGCCCCCCCCGCAACGAGTACATGGAGCAGAGCTTCCAGGGCCTGGGGGGGATCCTCAACCTGCCACGCTCtgaggaggcggaggaggacGCGGTGCAGAAGGCGCAGCTGACGGGCAAGGCGCTGGAGGACTGGGCGGACAGCACCATCAGCGCCTTCTGGTCTGTGGCGGATGTCTGCGTCGGCAGCCCCTCCGCCTGCACCGCCCTGGAGACCTGCAGCAAAACCTCGTGGAGCTCCCTCTCCCCGGACCCCAAATCAGAACTGGGGCCCGTCAAACCTGACGGGCGGCTGAGGTAGCAGGAGCAGCGGGGGGGGCAGCGGCCTTGGGAGCGAGGAGCATCCTCCGCCACTGGCGTGGGGGGGTGTCTCTGGACTACATCACCCTGTGCCAAGTGCACCGTAGTCACTTGAGGAAGAGAACGGGAACCTCCAGGCAGGGGCAACCTCCCGCTGTGGGGTATTTTGGGCAGAGGGGGAGGTGTGAGGTCGGTCTTGCCCACCTCCCCCAGGTGCGGGCACTGTCGCTGCAGGGGCAGTGGTGTGGGCGGCTGGGAAGAGCTGCGCATTTGTTACTCTGGGCCTTGGGAAGGGGtgatggggaagggagggagatggGCAGGCTCTGGACCAACTcagcaccctgcccagccccgggcTGGATctgtgcaggatcaggccccatgctgctggctgccccccCTGGGAAGGCTGGCAAGGGACTCGAGGGACAGGTGGAAGCAGAATGGGTCAAAGCCTGCAGTGTGtatggagctgctgctggcccagggtTTGCATCTcatcccctccaccccagccctttagtttgtatttttataaatatatatatatataaatatatatgatgCAAAGTGCAATAGAGACGAGACCCCGCATTGGCCGGGAAGTCCTTGTGTCTCCATCTCCCCTCAGACTGTAATATACCTTGTTCTCTTGGGTGTCCTGGTGCTACAGGACAGGGTGCTGGGttgtttacatattttattattattatcatcattgttttgctgtttcccaTTTCCCCGTTTCCTGCTGAGGCCTCGGGCAGGGTTGCCCCAGGGTTGTGGGGTgctgctccccgcccccccccgaGGCAGCTGCCGGGTTGTGCCAAATACTTGGAGCTGCCGGTGCGTGTTGTGTGACAGCGAGCAGGGGAGCGCTGGGTTCATGGTTCAAGTCCAACAAACCACTGTAGCCCCCACCCCCTCTGTCTCCACTTCAGCAAAGAGACGCCCCGGTCCCCTGCCAAAATTCCACCCTCAGGGCTGAGGTCCTACTGCAGAGTACAGCGACTGGCCCTGCCCGGAGGGTGGCCCTGTGCCACAGCCTCGAGGCCcagccttttgcttttctcccgGGTCAGCAGAAGTTCTCGGGGTCTGCTGTGCTCCCCTGGCCAAAAAACAAAGAGGGGAGACGGGGTCTGGCCAGCTCCATCAGTCTCCGCAGCTTCTGCTTCCCCCTCCGAGGGAAGAGCTGCCCCATCCTCTGGGGAAGGGGCACAGCGGAGCTGGCTTGGGGCCAGCTGGTGATGCACCTTCCTGGGAGGCTGGTGCCACACGGAGAATCTGGGTGTGGTTTTCACCCTGGGAAGATACTTGGTGTCttgcctgcagcctggggaggggcaCTGCCCCCCGCacagggcaggggagctgctgggcactGCGAgacaggggcagcaggagccactGGCTGGGGGCCTTGGCCCAGCGAGCTTTGCTATCCCCAAAGATGTGCCATCCTTGCCTTCCTCCTCGCCTTCCTCCAGCGCCTCAGGCCTCTCCCCCCGGCGGGGCTCACCTGCCGCTTTCCCTGGTTTGAGGATGCTGGTGCTGCAAGAGGGACGTTGCAAAACagagggagggtggggggcaccTTTGTGCGGGAGGGCAGGAACCCCCGGCACCCCGCAACCCCTCCTGTGCCCACTCCCTCGTGGGATGCTCCAGGGGAAGAGGGGTGCGCAGGGCCTGCCCCCACCCCGCAGGGGGGGACGCCAAAACTCTGTGTTGGGAGCATTATGTAAAGTCTTAAATATGCAACGTCACCGCAAATatatctctctttctctctcagcGCTGCACGGTGTTGGGTTTGTGCCGGGAGGGGCGGCAGGGGTGGCTCTGCCAGCCCGGGGAGGGTGAGCCCGGCTGGGGCGAGGGGTGCGGGGGCTGTGCGTGCCCCCCGGCGTGACGTGCAGCTCCGGACCGAGCTCTGGGGGTGCTTGGCGCGAGGGTGAGAGTTGGGGACGCGCCGGGGGAAGCCTGGTCACCCCCGGCCCCGCGTTTCCCCCGCGGAGCAGCGGGAGCCGCCCGCTGGTTTGCCGGGCCGGGCAGCAGGGGCCCTGCGGGTGCCGCCGCTGCCGTGGCACTTCCGTAAAGGTATTAATTAGCTAATGAAGGGGCGCGCCCCGGTGCCCGCGGGGCTGGAAGAGAGGGCGAGGGCTGGGAGCCTCCCGCAGCCCAGCCCGGCGCTCCCTCCCCGGCAGCggggcagcgctggggccaGCCCCTCCCGCTGAGCCCGGCCGGGCCAGTGGTGCTCCGGTAATCCCGGCACGGGGCGGCGTGGGGCTGCGCTGGCCCGGGCGTGGCTCCGCCGAGGGCCGCTTGTCGCCGGAGGGGACGGGACGGGGGCCCGGGCGGGAGCGCaccggcccggggccgccctCGCAGCGCGGCTGTGCCCGCCcggggcccgccccgccgcgtCGCCACGGCAACCGCCGCCCCGCCTCCGCCCGCGGCCTGCAGCCGGTCCCGCCCGCCGCCAATAGGGCCGGGGGGGCGGTGCGGCGGCCAATgagggccggcggggcggggcctgTCCCGGTGCCGCTGCGGCCGCGCTGCGTGCGCGGTCCCGCCCGCCCGgtcccgcccggcccggccccgcgtgcagcgggcaggggctgccggTGGCGGAGCGGGGATGGCGCACCCCAGCGAGGCCTCGGCGCACACGGCGGCCGCGGCCATGGACAGCAACGTCCTGGCCATCGTCATCGCCGCGAGTGAGTGGCGGGGCcgcgagcggggccgggcgggggcgaCCGCTGCCGTGCGGGATCGGCCTCCGCCGTTGCCTTGCGATGCAGCCCCGAGCTGCGCCGGCGAGGCGGCTCTCCCCTACCCCGGGGGGGCGCTGGCTGCACCCCCGGCCCTTCTGCGGGCCCCCGCGGCGGCAGGGGCTGGCGGTGCCGggtgggctggctgggagccGCGGGCCCCCGGGAGGTCGGAGCGCCCTACCGCCGTGCTGACCGGGAGCCGCCAGCCCCGGGATGGGctgagcccccccggccccgcaggcCGCCCCGAGTCTGGCGGGAGGAGCGGGGCGCTGCGCAGGGCGGCGCTTCGGGCAGCCCGAGGCGGGCGGAGGCGACATTGGCCTCGCTGGGGCTTTTCCAAGGGGTCTGCCGAGGCGCCcggaggggcggggggcggcagccAGGGCGCTGGGCTCGCTGGGCCACCGGCTCAGTcgccttttctcccttccccgGCAGCCGTGTCCACCTCCGTCTTCATCGTGGCCAtcctcatcctgctgctgctcctgtacCACCGGGACCCCATGTGCTGCCAGTTCCTCTGCTCCTGCCGCTTCTTCCGGACTCCCAGCCAGTATGTGAGTGTCCCCCCGCCCGGCTCTGCTTCCCTGGCGCTGGGAGCCGTGAGGCTGCACCGCCGGGCTCCCCCGTCCCCGGTAGCCTGGCCGGGCTTGCTGATGGCAGTGGGACCTTGTTCCCACTGTCCCAGCGACCCATCCATGCATCCAAgcctgccaggctgtgctgccgtGGGACCTTGTTCCCGCTCTGTCCCAGAGATCCATCCCTCCGACCCTGCCagactgtgctgctgggggtaCCATCCCCAAGGCTGCTCACtagccagccccccagctccccacacaGCTCACGAGGGGTGTCCCCCTCCCCTGGCGCACTCCTGTGTCCGGCTCCGCTTTACAGGGAAGGGGCCCAGCGGGGAAGGGGGCTGGAAGCTCAGGACTAAGGCGGACAAAGCCACTCGCTACCGCTCACATCGCTCACATCCCTGATAACCGGCTCTCTTGTGCAAGGCTTCCCCACGCGGAGCAGGGAGACACAAAGCCCTTTCACTTGCATCTGTAATTTCCTGGGGTTGGCTTTCAAGCGGGGAAGGTGGTGATGGAAAAAAGCACAGCGTGTTCAGCCAGCGCTGCTTTGGTGAGGGTGGCTGCCTGGGGAAAGCTCGGCCTCCcaagctgcagggctggctgtcGAGGGGAGGGCTGCACCTGCACGTGCCGCTCCAGGGGCCCCGGCAGATTAGGGGACATTTGGCTTCGGCTGGCAGAGGCTGTGAAAGGCAGTTCTGATAgtctggcacaggctgggaagTCCCCAGCAGAAATGACAGTGGGAATGGGGTGTCCCCTGCCTGcattgctgcctctgctcctctccccctcttcctccccgCCGCCTGGCCTGCGATGCTGTGCTGCGATGCTGTGCTCCTcgtcctgcagagctgctccccgcGGCGGTGCAGGATGTGCCCTGAGCTGCAGGGCCCCCGCCGCGCCTGGGCCTGGCTCGGGTGGGCGGGTAAAGGAGAAGGCATCTCGCCTTTAGCAAAGGGCTGTGTGGACAGATGGATGTGGATGCAAAGAACTATAAATGGAAGGGGAACATATATAGGATGTGTTTCTATCAGAAAAAACGAAGCAGTTGTAGTGTGAGGCAGCTTTTCATCAGGTGTAGTTGCGCTGGCTTTGCTCATcagttattaaaacaaacagttGTGTTCCCAGCCAACCTAGTTTCCTGCGGCTTCTGTAATTGCGCTGCAGGGCCGAGACAAATGTTAAGAGCAAAAGTTGTTAAGAGCAAAAGTAAATCTGTCATTCGTAGTCCTCCCTGCAGATCCCTGGTTGCTCTGGGAGCCTCTGGGCTGTTTTCTGTTGGCAGAGATGGGACTTTTCTGAGAGCGAGGAACAGCCCATGGCTTCAGTCCTGGCTCTGGCTCCAGGGCTGCTGTTCATGACAGGGATCTCGGCTCATTGTTGCTCAACACCTTGACAGGGAATCGAGTTTAACTTGATTCACGAACAGAACAGCTATTGCTCTGAGGATTTGCTTGCTATATTATCCTGAAATGACTACCTTGGCAGATAAGAGTTTACAAATTCAGTAACCCTGAGCATGTGACGGCGCTCTTATCTACACCAGCAGAatggttgggttgggttttttttttgttgttcctcaAAGAGAGACGGTTCTGCTGAGTGTGAATGAAAGCCGGCCCAGGCTGCCAGccctctggctgtgctgctcagcGGTGCCAGCTGCCTCAGGCGCTTAGTGCAGGCCCTGCGCTGCCCACGGAGGAGGTGCCTGGGCTGTTGGCATCGGTGAACCAGCCCGCAGAGGCTGGCACAGCCGTGTCAGCCAAATGTGCAGAGGTCGCTCTTCCCCCGTCCCGCTTCCCAGGCTGTCCCGTGTGAGCTGgctgagctctgctttgctgctgggtgggatgggagGGATTTCACCTTTGCTCACGTCGTGCTCCTGCACCCCTCGTTCCAGGACTGTCCCCCGCCctacttcagcagcagccagcggCTGGTGGGTCCCCAGTGTGGAACGTCACGGCTGGAGAGTGCTGCTGAGAACCCTGGCGTGCAGGTGACAGCTGGGTCCCTGATGGGAGCTCAAGGGGGGGAAACTGTAGCGAAGATCCTGATGATCTTGGAAAagaggctgtggctgtggggagctggagagcTCCTGGGGCATAGGGAGAAGATGCTGGACAGCAGGAGCAACTTTGGGAAGTGTTGCCTGGACATAAAAACCTGGGGggcggggcaggcaggggtgccgCAGAGGACACCATGGTGCCCTGAGGTATTTGAGTGTGAAGTGGCAGGCAGATTCCTCGGGGCTTGGGATCTGGCAAAGCAGGTCATGGTGTAATTACCTCCGGGGAGGGAGGATTTCCTCTCTCCAGGTTTAAGGAAGGGCACGCACAACTTTGAACCCTGAAGTAACTCGAGATGCACCAGGCTGTGAACTTCCAGTAGAGGCACCGCCACACTGACCTTTCTCTTCTGGGCTGGGCATTTCTAGGGAGACGAGCTGTTCTGTGTCGGACCCCCCAGCAGTTACCAGCTGCCTTCCTGGGAGCAGCCTCGTTTGCCAAGCTACGAGAGCGTGCGGAAGAAAGATCGCCAGCGGGAAATCCATCAGATGATTGCCGAGAGGTTtgggctgtgggcagagccTTCCCAGGAGGTGAGTGCTCTCTCCCCTGCACAAgggtgctggcagaggcacGGGGGCAGTCCCCCCTGCTCTGGTCTGTACCTGGGACTTGCTTCAGCAATTTGCAGTAGCTAAGGACTCTGTTCTCTGCGATTGCCTTGCTCTGATAGCCTTTATCTCTGAGAAGGGCACGGAGTGTATCAGGAGGCTCCTTTGGTGTACATTGTGCTGGTTAATGATCAAGCTCTCCCAGCACGTTGGCAGAAATGCCgggaggcagggcagagctgctgccgaAAGGGCAGGCCCTTTGGATCATCCCCTCGGTGCAAGTCCAAGCTGGGAATGTTATTTTTAGATCTGTAAGGCTTCCATAATTTTTTGGTCCCTTCTCCCTGTGTGACACCTCTGGGATGCTCCTCAATAAGTGTTTATGGCTTAGTTATGAGCAGGAGGCTTTGCCTGTTATGACATTTCAGATTTGCGCTCCTGCAATAGAACAGAGACAAGCGAGTGCATCTGCCCAGTCAGTCCTGCAGCAGCGTCCCAAGAGCCTCCTGTCGACCAAAAAGCCCTTACTGACTAAAGCGAAACAGAGACATTTGAAACCCTGAGCACAGCACTAAAGGTTCACTGATTTACCTGGATCTGGAGCTCTTAAAGTTGTACCGTAACGTCTGGCATGGTCAGCACTTGCTGCTCGGTGTTTGGAGCCGTAACTAACGATACCTGCCCTGAAACCAGAGCACTGAGGGCACAGGAGAGTAAGGCCCCAAAGATGAGCAATGGATGAACTACAGCAGGGGCTCTTCCACAATATCCCTGTGCCACTCCCGTTGCTCATTACCGGAGAGAAAGTTAGTTTAttttggcagagctgggctAGCAACAGCCCAGAGGCTcacctgctgctgtgcagtgagACTGTCAAAACCTGGGTAGAAAGCCAGGTTTGTAGGTGCTTGTATACACCCCAGTAATCGATCCTTGGTCAAAGGCAGGCAAACAACAGTCCTCTCGTAACAGAAATCAGGGCCTTTCTGGCCTTGTGACTAGCAGCAAGTCCTTGAAGGGGAACAGGGAAGAGCAGGAACCCAGCACAGAGAGGGtgagggggcagcggggggaATGTGCCTCTCCAGTGGCTTTTTGCCCTGCTGTGTTGCAAAAGCAGTGTAAGCACTCACCTCATCtagccagcagcctgctgctctgaggGCTGCAGGAATTTCGGTTCAGGCTGGTGGCAGTTGTGAGCCCTGTCATCTGCTCTGTAAGAAGAGGTGGGATAATCTCCTGGTTATTGCTGATCCACTGTGAtgttcttcctctctcctcaaTAGATGCCGCCTCCCTATGAGCATGCTTTGAGGCACCCTCCAGCTTTCTCAGGAACAGTAATGAGCTCCGAGACCCTGGACAGACGTGGCGTGTCAGACCCATTCCAGGCCCCTGTCAGCTACCAAACTCAGCGAAACACAGCCGTGTGAGGCCTCGGCCTCAGCACACTGCTTCCACCCATGGTGTCAGTGACAGAAGTGCCTGTGGCATCATTCTGGTCTGCAGGGAACGGCCAAACGTCAGACCTTCACCCAGATTCACACTCGGCCAAGACACAGGCAAGTCAGACCCCAGGCAGCAGTAccgtccctcctgcagcacaagGACAAGCATGGAGCCAACGCCAGCTCTCCAGCTCCAAGCGGAGCAGCCAGGGGTGCctgtttgctcttctctggCAAACGTGCTGTGGCCAAAGGAGACAGACCAGCTGCTTGCTTTGACACAGGGGACAAAGCCAAGGTGAAGGTCTGCTCAGCCAGAgctcctccaggcagctggcaTATCCACCTCCGTGAGGCAAGCGCTGCCAGCCGTGCCAAGGGTCAGACCTCAGTGGTCACGTCGTGCTATTCCACTTCTTTCTTAggttataaaatgttttactttatcAGTGTGTTGGTTGCCAGGTGGGACTCCTCACCTGAGAGGCAGAACCAATCTGATCAGAGCATTGCTGTGTGCTCCTGTGTGGTCCTCTGTGATGGAGAGCAATTTTGTGGGGACTTCAGCTCAAGACTGAGAGGCTCTAGGGGCTGTGTCACCTGCTGTATGCAAACACTGACCACCAAGATGAACTGTGTGACTGGATATGCAAGCTGGGAAAGGACAGAAGTGTGGACAATAT contains:
- the LOC129737232 gene encoding uncharacterized protein LOC129737232 is translated as MAHPSEASAHTAAAAMDSNVLAIVIAATVSTSVFIVAILILLLLLYHRDPMCCQFLCSCRFFRTPSQYDCPPPYFSSSQRLVGPQCGTSRLESAAENPGVQGDELFCVGPPSSYQLPSWEQPRLPSYESVRKKDRQREIHQMIAERFGLWAEPSQEMPPPYEHALRHPPAFSGTVMSSETLDRRGVSDPFQAPVSYQTQRNTAV